One Sander vitreus isolate 19-12246 chromosome 22, sanVit1, whole genome shotgun sequence DNA segment encodes these proteins:
- the LOC144537521 gene encoding ras-related protein Rab-18 — translation MEDDTLTTLKILIIGESGVGKSSLLLRFTDDTFDPEQAATIGVDFKVKTITVDGNKAKLAIWDTAGQERFRTLTPSYYRGAQGVILVYDVTRRETFAKLDNWLNELETYCTRNDLVKMLVGNKIDKENHELDRAEGLKFARKHSMLFIEASAKTRDGVQCAFEELVEKIIQTPGLWQSESHGRGVQLSDEDAGGGGCGGYCSLV, via the exons ATGGAAGACGATACCCTAACGACGCTGAAAATATTGATAATAGGAGAAAGTGGTGTTGGGAAGTCCAG CCTGCTCTTGAGATTCACAGATGACACATTTGACCCAGAGCAGGCAGCAACAATAG GTGTGGACTTCAAAGTGAAGACCATTACTGTGGACGGTAACAAGGCAAAGCTGGCAATATGG gacactgcaggacaGGAGCGCTTCCGAACCCTGACGCCTAGCTACTACCGCGGCGCCCAGGGAGTCATCCTGG TGTATGATGTCACACGACGGGAAACCTTTGCCAAGCTTGACAACTGGCTCAACGAGCTGGAGACGTACTGTACAAGGAACGACCTCGTGAAAATGCTCGTGGGGAATAAAATCGATAAG GAAAACCACGAGCTAGACAGGGCCGAAGGGCTGAAGTTTGCACGAAAACATTCCATGCTTTTTATAG AGGCGAGTGCGAAGACCAGAGACGGTGTTCAGTGTGCATTtgaggagttggtggagaagATAATCCAGACGCCCGGCTTATGGCAGAGTGAGAGCCACGGCCGAGGAGTCCAGCTCAGCGACGAGGACGCCGGCGGTGGAGGCTGCGGGGGCTACTGCTCCCTGGTCTAG